One window of Trinickia caryophylli genomic DNA carries:
- a CDS encoding thioredoxin family protein: MPALNLDTDSDRIAERVNDSQTLLVACLCAQWCGTCREYRPQFDRLADAHPDVCFVWIDIETHADRFDDLDVENFPTLLIEDGVTTRFFGTVLPHIAIAERLLSDLNALPGAVGAPKLRPALALA; encoded by the coding sequence ATGCCCGCGCTGAATCTCGATACCGATTCCGACCGGATCGCCGAGCGCGTCAACGACAGCCAAACGCTCCTCGTCGCTTGCCTGTGCGCGCAATGGTGCGGGACCTGCCGCGAGTACCGCCCCCAATTCGACCGGCTGGCCGATGCCCACCCGGACGTCTGCTTCGTCTGGATCGATATCGAAACCCATGCGGACCGTTTCGACGATCTCGACGTGGAGAACTTTCCGACTCTGCTGATCGAAGATGGCGTCACCACGCGCTTTTTCGGCACCGTGCTACCGCATATCGCCATTGCCGAGCGGCTGCTGTCCGATCTGAACGCGCTGCCCGGCGCGGTGGGCGCGCCCAAGCTGCGCCCGGCGCTGGCGCTTGCTTGA
- the dprA gene encoding DNA-processing protein DprA, which translates to MRAHPINEAELGAWLALTGARGLGPVALRALLAAFGSPMALRAQPFGALAAVAGEAAARAVLAPPPATICAHLPAVTAWCAQPDNHLLALTDPAYPPGLLAMHDPPPLLYVKGRLDLLHTAAIAIVGSRDATPQGLEDAGRFAEALARAGLAVVSGLALGIDGAAHHGALRAERGGTVAVVGTGIDLVYPARHHALAHAIAAQGAIVSEWPLGTPARPAHFPQRNRLIAGLVKGVLVVEAAVRSGSLITARLANEMGRDVFALPGSIHAPLARGCHALIKEGARLTETPEEILDELGLSLPSAPRRPQRADAGTDGASGGTPDEPPDAPSLSPKAERVLAALGHAPATLEILAARTDLPGAALQAALLELELRACAHALPGGRFVRAARAGPPSRHA; encoded by the coding sequence ATGCGAGCGCACCCGATAAACGAAGCCGAGCTCGGCGCATGGCTCGCGCTGACCGGCGCGCGCGGGCTCGGCCCGGTCGCGTTGCGCGCGTTGCTGGCGGCGTTCGGCTCGCCGATGGCGCTGCGCGCCCAACCGTTCGGTGCGCTGGCGGCCGTGGCTGGCGAGGCGGCGGCGCGCGCGGTGCTCGCGCCGCCGCCAGCCACCATCTGCGCGCATCTGCCCGCTGTGACGGCCTGGTGCGCGCAGCCGGACAATCACCTGCTCGCGCTCACTGACCCAGCCTATCCGCCGGGCTTGCTCGCAATGCACGACCCGCCGCCGCTGCTTTATGTCAAAGGCCGCCTGGATCTGTTGCACACGGCGGCGATCGCGATCGTCGGCAGCCGTGACGCCACGCCGCAAGGGCTCGAAGACGCCGGGCGCTTTGCCGAAGCGCTCGCCCGCGCCGGCCTCGCGGTGGTCTCCGGCCTCGCACTCGGGATCGACGGCGCGGCGCACCACGGCGCGCTGCGCGCCGAGCGCGGCGGCACGGTGGCGGTGGTGGGCACCGGCATCGATCTCGTCTACCCCGCCCGCCACCATGCGCTCGCGCATGCCATCGCCGCACAGGGCGCGATCGTGTCCGAGTGGCCCCTCGGCACGCCCGCCCGCCCCGCCCATTTCCCGCAGCGCAACCGGCTGATCGCAGGGCTCGTGAAGGGCGTGCTCGTCGTGGAAGCGGCCGTGCGCTCCGGCTCGCTCATCACGGCCCGGCTTGCCAACGAAATGGGGCGCGACGTGTTCGCGCTGCCCGGCTCGATCCACGCGCCGCTCGCACGCGGCTGTCACGCGCTCATCAAGGAAGGCGCGAGGCTCACGGAAACGCCTGAGGAAATCCTCGACGAGCTCGGCCTCTCCCTCCCATCGGCGCCGCGCCGGCCGCAACGGGCGGATGCCGGTACCGACGGTGCGTCGGGCGGCACCCCCGACGAGCCGCCCGACGCACCGAGTCTCAGCCCGAAAGCCGAACGCGTGCTGGCCGCGCTCGGCCATGCGCCCGCCACGCTTGAAATCCTGGCCGCGCGGACCGATCTGCCGGGTGCCGCCTTGCAGGCGGCGCTGCTCGAGCTCGAGCTGAGGGCATGCGCGCACGCGTTGCCGGGTGGCCGTTTCGTCCGTGCAGCGCGCGCCGGGCCGCCAAGCCGCCATGCATAG
- the def gene encoding peptide deformylase, with protein MALLTILHYPDKRLHKIAKPVTVVDDRIRKLVADMAETMYAAPGVGLAATQVDVHERVIVIDVSEAHDQLLAFINPEIVWSSNEHKVSEEGCLSVPGIYDAVERAERVRVRALNERGETFELDCEGLLAVCVQHEMDHLMGRVFVEYLSPLKQSRIKTKMKKLAHAM; from the coding sequence ATGGCCTTACTGACCATCCTGCATTACCCGGACAAGCGGTTGCACAAGATCGCGAAACCCGTGACGGTCGTAGACGACCGCATCCGCAAGCTCGTTGCCGACATGGCCGAGACGATGTACGCGGCGCCCGGCGTCGGCCTTGCCGCCACGCAGGTGGACGTGCACGAGCGCGTCATCGTCATCGACGTGTCGGAGGCGCACGATCAGCTTCTCGCCTTCATCAACCCCGAGATCGTGTGGTCGAGCAACGAACACAAGGTTTCCGAAGAGGGCTGCCTCTCGGTGCCCGGCATCTATGACGCCGTCGAGCGCGCCGAGCGTGTGCGCGTGCGCGCGCTCAACGAGCGCGGCGAGACGTTCGAGCTCGACTGCGAAGGGCTGCTCGCCGTGTGCGTCCAGCATGAAATGGATCATCTGATGGGGCGCGTTTTCGTCGAATATCTGTCGCCGCTCAAGCAGTCGCGCATCAAGACGAAGATGAAAAAGCTCGCGCACGCGATGTGA
- the fmt gene encoding methionyl-tRNA formyltransferase yields the protein MSHTLRVIFAGTPEFAAAALAAIEAAGFPIPLVLTQPDRPAGRGMKLQPSPVKRHALEHGLALAQPPSLRRNGKYPQEAAAAIDQLRATPYDVMVVAAYGLLLPQEVLDIPRYGCINIHASLLPRWRGAAPIHRAIEAGDTETGITLMQMDAGLDTGAMLSVGRVPIDAHETTATLHDKLAAEGARLVVEALAELERAGTLAATPQPEAGATYAEKIAKHEAALDWRRSAEVLARQIRAFDPFPGGAATLEDGAPLKIWAAEPADARAAGGQPGTIVDVSPEGVVVACGEGALRLTQLQKPGGRRLPVRDFLAGASFAVGQRFTLPEQS from the coding sequence ATGAGTCATACGCTGCGCGTCATTTTCGCGGGTACGCCCGAGTTCGCGGCGGCCGCGTTGGCCGCCATCGAGGCGGCGGGGTTTCCCATCCCGCTCGTGCTGACGCAACCCGACCGGCCGGCCGGGCGCGGCATGAAGCTGCAGCCGAGCCCGGTCAAGCGCCACGCGCTCGAGCACGGGCTAGCGCTCGCCCAGCCGCCGTCGCTGCGCCGCAATGGCAAGTATCCGCAGGAAGCGGCCGCGGCCATCGACCAACTGCGCGCAACGCCGTACGACGTCATGGTGGTGGCGGCTTACGGGTTGCTGCTGCCGCAGGAAGTGCTCGATATCCCCCGGTACGGCTGCATCAACATCCATGCGTCGCTGCTGCCGCGCTGGCGCGGCGCGGCGCCGATCCATCGCGCGATCGAGGCGGGCGACACCGAAACGGGTATCACCCTCATGCAGATGGACGCCGGCCTCGATACCGGCGCCATGCTCAGCGTCGGGCGCGTGCCGATCGACGCGCACGAAACCACGGCGACGCTGCACGACAAGTTGGCCGCCGAGGGGGCGCGGCTCGTCGTCGAGGCGCTGGCGGAGCTCGAGCGCGCGGGCACGCTTGCCGCCACGCCGCAGCCCGAGGCGGGCGCCACCTACGCGGAGAAAATCGCCAAGCACGAGGCGGCGCTCGATTGGCGGCGCTCCGCCGAGGTGCTTGCCCGCCAGATCCGTGCGTTCGACCCGTTTCCGGGTGGGGCGGCGACGCTCGAGGACGGCGCCCCGCTGAAGATCTGGGCGGCCGAGCCTGCCGACGCACGGGCGGCCGGCGGCCAGCCGGGTACGATAGTCGATGTTTCGCCCGAGGGCGTCGTCGTGGCCTGCGGTGAGGGGGCGCTACGCCTCACGCAACTGCAAAAGCCGGGCGGCAGGCGGCTGCCCGTACGCGATTTCCTGGCCGGGGCATCGTTCGCCGTCGGCCAGCGGTTCACGCTGCCGGAGCAGTCCTGA
- a CDS encoding LysE family translocator has protein sequence MFGIVHFPFFVAAVFLLNITPGPDTAYIVGRSVAQGRAAGLMSALGISAGCCVHSLACAFGLTAVLAASATAFTVIKFAGAIYLVYLGVRLLLSSPAKAAANPDAAARGTAPQGTRQLFLQGFWTNVLNPKVVLFFVSFFPQFVVAGSDRKVLAFLTLGVVFVAMSMLWNCFVAWVAGSMTRRLGGKPGLKRWLDRVVGSAFVGLGLRLATAQR, from the coding sequence ATGTTCGGCATCGTCCATTTCCCGTTTTTCGTTGCCGCGGTATTTCTGTTGAATATCACGCCGGGCCCGGACACGGCGTATATCGTCGGCCGCAGCGTCGCCCAGGGGCGCGCGGCGGGGCTCATGTCGGCGCTCGGCATATCGGCCGGCTGCTGCGTGCATTCGCTCGCCTGTGCCTTCGGTCTTACCGCGGTGCTGGCGGCGTCGGCCACGGCTTTCACCGTGATCAAGTTCGCGGGTGCGATCTATCTCGTCTATCTCGGGGTCCGTCTGCTGCTGTCGTCGCCCGCCAAGGCGGCCGCAAACCCGGATGCCGCGGCGCGCGGCACGGCGCCGCAAGGCACACGGCAGCTGTTTCTGCAGGGCTTTTGGACAAACGTGCTGAACCCGAAGGTGGTACTGTTTTTCGTCTCGTTCTTTCCGCAGTTCGTCGTGGCGGGCAGCGACCGCAAGGTGCTGGCATTTCTGACACTCGGTGTCGTGTTCGTTGCGATGAGCATGCTCTGGAACTGCTTCGTGGCGTGGGTCGCGGGCAGCATGACGCGGCGCCTGGGCGGCAAGCCGGGGCTCAAGCGCTGGCTCGACCGTGTGGTGGGCAGTGCGTTCGTCGGCCTGGGGCTCCGGCTCGCGACGGCTCAACGTTGA
- the htpX gene encoding zinc metalloprotease HtpX, which translates to MFNWVKTAMLMAAITALFVVIGGMIGGSRGMMFALVIALAMNFFSYWFSDKMVLRMYNAQEVDETSAPQFYRMVRELATRAELPMPRVYLINEDAPNAFATGRNPEHAAVAATTGILRVLSEREMRGVMAHELAHVKHRDILISTISATMAGAISALANFAMFFGGRDEEGRPTNPIAGIAVALLAPIAAAMIQMAISRAREFEADRGGARISGDPQALASALDKIHRYASGIPFATAEAHPTTAQMMILNPLSGGTIANLFSTHPATEERIARLMDMARTGRFD; encoded by the coding sequence ATGTTCAACTGGGTCAAAACCGCGATGCTGATGGCGGCGATCACGGCCCTTTTCGTCGTGATTGGCGGGATGATCGGCGGCTCGCGCGGCATGATGTTCGCCCTCGTCATCGCCCTGGCGATGAATTTCTTTTCGTATTGGTTCTCGGACAAGATGGTCCTGCGCATGTACAACGCGCAGGAAGTCGACGAAACCAGTGCGCCGCAGTTCTACCGCATGGTGCGCGAACTGGCGACGCGCGCCGAGTTGCCGATGCCGCGCGTCTATCTGATCAACGAAGATGCGCCGAACGCGTTCGCGACGGGGCGCAACCCCGAGCACGCGGCCGTGGCCGCTACCACAGGCATCCTTCGTGTCCTGTCCGAGCGGGAAATGCGCGGCGTGATGGCGCACGAGCTCGCGCACGTGAAGCATCGGGACATCCTGATTTCGACGATTTCGGCGACGATGGCCGGCGCCATTTCCGCGCTCGCCAACTTTGCGATGTTCTTCGGCGGGCGCGACGAGGAAGGGCGGCCGACAAACCCGATCGCGGGCATCGCCGTGGCGCTGCTTGCACCGATCGCGGCCGCGATGATCCAGATGGCGATCTCGCGGGCGCGCGAGTTCGAGGCCGACCGCGGCGGGGCGCGGATTTCGGGCGATCCGCAGGCGCTTGCCTCGGCGCTCGACAAGATCCATCGCTATGCATCCGGGATCCCGTTCGCCACGGCGGAAGCGCATCCGACCACGGCGCAGATGATGATTCTGAATCCGCTCTCCGGCGGCACGATTGCCAATCTGTTCTCGACGCACCCCGCGACCGAGGAGCGGATCGCACGCCTCATGGACATGGCGCGTACCGGTCGTTTCGACTGA
- the rsmB gene encoding 16S rRNA (cytosine(967)-C(5))-methyltransferase RsmB, which yields MTRSSVARRHSAKPASAREVPREFPREFHFAALRLAPDSLGFALDVAAHAVAAVRAGTALPAALAALRAALPPERAALARGAVQDIAYRALRRLGTAEWLVARLVRKAPAPHVATLLACAFALLVDDPERAAYAPHTVVDQAVEAIGARRECAFARGLVNAVLRNFLRERDALLSEAKADPVARWNYPRWWIDAVARAWPERWEAVLAAGNVPGPLTLRVNARRTSVNDYLATLGAAGIDAAQIGTYAVRLASPLPVDRIPGFAQGVVSVQDAGAQLAAQWLGARDGMRVLDACAAPGGKTGHVLELADVELVALESDSARAARIDENLTRLGRRAAVRIGDAGTPEGWHDGKAFDRVLADVPCSASGIVRRHPDIRWLRRASDIAALAAEQQRIVDALWPLVAPGGELLYVTCSIFPEEGEAQAARFERVHEDAVRLDAPGQLLPESAGSVSVPAALASSGMRADGRTGSNIDHDGFYYARFQRR from the coding sequence ATGACTCGTTCTTCTGTTGCGCGCCGCCATTCGGCGAAGCCTGCGTCTGCGCGCGAGGTTCCGCGCGAATTCCCGCGCGAATTCCATTTCGCGGCGTTGCGGCTTGCGCCCGACTCGCTCGGCTTCGCACTCGACGTTGCAGCCCACGCGGTGGCCGCCGTGCGGGCCGGTACCGCGTTGCCGGCGGCGCTCGCGGCCCTCCGTGCGGCGTTGCCGCCCGAGCGGGCGGCGCTCGCCCGCGGTGCGGTGCAGGACATCGCCTATCGCGCGCTGCGCCGGCTCGGCACCGCCGAGTGGCTCGTTGCGCGGCTCGTGCGCAAGGCGCCCGCCCCGCATGTGGCAACGCTGCTCGCGTGCGCCTTCGCCCTCTTGGTCGACGACCCCGAGCGTGCCGCATATGCACCTCATACGGTAGTGGATCAGGCCGTCGAGGCAATCGGCGCCCGGCGCGAATGTGCGTTCGCGCGCGGCCTCGTCAACGCCGTCTTGCGCAACTTTCTGCGCGAGCGCGATGCGCTGCTGAGCGAGGCCAAGGCCGATCCCGTCGCGCGCTGGAACTATCCGCGCTGGTGGATCGACGCAGTGGCACGCGCGTGGCCCGAGCGCTGGGAGGCTGTCCTCGCCGCCGGCAATGTGCCCGGCCCGCTGACGCTGCGGGTGAACGCGCGGCGCACGAGCGTGAATGACTATCTCGCCACGCTCGGCGCAGCCGGGATCGATGCCGCGCAGATCGGCACGTATGCGGTGCGGCTTGCTTCGCCGCTGCCCGTCGACCGTATTCCGGGCTTCGCGCAGGGCGTGGTCTCCGTGCAGGATGCGGGCGCGCAGCTCGCGGCGCAGTGGCTCGGCGCACGCGATGGCATGCGCGTGCTGGACGCGTGCGCGGCGCCCGGCGGCAAGACGGGCCACGTGCTCGAGCTGGCGGACGTCGAACTCGTCGCGCTCGAAAGCGACAGCGCGCGCGCGGCCCGTATCGACGAGAATCTCACTCGCCTGGGGCGGCGGGCGGCAGTTCGCATCGGCGACGCCGGGACGCCCGAGGGCTGGCACGACGGCAAGGCGTTCGATCGCGTGCTGGCCGACGTCCCCTGCTCGGCCTCAGGCATCGTGCGGCGCCATCCGGACATTCGATGGCTGCGGCGAGCGAGCGACATCGCCGCGCTCGCGGCCGAGCAGCAGCGGATCGTCGATGCATTGTGGCCACTCGTCGCACCGGGCGGCGAACTGCTCTACGTGACCTGTTCGATCTTTCCCGAGGAGGGCGAAGCACAGGCGGCGCGGTTTGAACGCGTGCATGAAGATGCGGTACGATTGGACGCCCCCGGGCAACTGTTGCCGGAATCCGCCGGCAGCGTCAGCGTGCCTGCGGCTTTGGCATCGTCCGGAATGCGCGCCGATGGGCGCACCGGGTCAAACATCGACCACGACGGTTTTTACTACGCGCGCTTTCAGAGACGGTGA
- a CDS encoding DUF4390 domain-containing protein, with protein MTISQRFSPLRLAALIWIGLAFCLAAAGPARADSIAVQRASLQADNSGWSLDARFDFELNSSLEDAVNKGIPLYFTTEFELTRPRWYWFDAQPVSIAQTLRLSFQPLMREYRVSSGGLQFGFASLADALAVIKHITSWHVIDRNQVQPGESYTASVRMQLDTALMPKPFQVDAVNNRDWALASDWKRFTFTVTEHAK; from the coding sequence GTGACGATCAGCCAACGTTTTTCCCCGCTTCGGCTCGCGGCCCTGATCTGGATCGGGCTGGCCTTTTGCCTCGCCGCAGCGGGGCCGGCACGCGCCGACTCGATCGCTGTGCAGCGCGCCTCGCTGCAGGCCGACAACAGCGGCTGGAGCCTTGACGCGCGCTTCGATTTCGAGCTGAACAGCAGCCTCGAGGATGCCGTGAACAAGGGCATTCCGCTTTACTTCACGACCGAGTTCGAACTCACGCGCCCGCGCTGGTACTGGTTCGACGCACAGCCGGTCTCGATCGCGCAGACGCTGCGCCTGTCTTTTCAGCCGCTCATGCGCGAATATCGCGTCTCCAGTGGCGGCCTGCAGTTCGGGTTCGCCTCGCTGGCGGACGCTCTCGCCGTCATCAAGCATATTACGTCCTGGCACGTGATCGACCGCAATCAGGTGCAGCCGGGCGAAAGCTATACCGCATCGGTCCGCATGCAGCTCGACACGGCGCTCATGCCCAAGCCGTTCCAGGTGGACGCGGTCAACAACCGCGACTGGGCGCTCGCTTCCGACTGGAAGCGTTTTACTTTCACGGTGACCGAACATGCTAAGTAG
- a CDS encoding sensor histidine kinase, with protein MLSSVRRVANVKSLVLRVLVSTVAITALLLLVLLAAASANTEFFDRYYSWLYAANIAVALVFLLLVAMLVAMIVVRLRKGKFGTRLLAKLAVFFALVGVLPGAIIYVVSYQFVSRSIESWFDVNIETALTSGLNLGRGMLDASLSDLQTKARLMSEQLASTNPANTTITLLRLRDQFGVQEAMLVESTRGVGAAPDLHVVAQASSNISSLVPEDMPRPLMIEQARGRGFAALEGEVDGESGVAGSKGALRMRVVERIPDVNTSLLQPTERFLQLVQPVSSTLARNADAVQRAYREYQEKSLGRTGLRKMYIGTLTLALFLATFIAMMLALALGNQLARPLFLLAQGTKEVAEGDYTPKREIKTRDELGFLTQSFNAMTRQLSEARAAVERNRVALEHSKAYLESILANLTAGVFVLDRQFRLTTANRGAERIFRQPFQPMVGEVLEHVGVVAEFAAMVRKAFADREAANSGGPDDGHWQQQFAVSVPGETDPITLLVRGSRLMSAEQADGSAEARTAGYVVVFDDISDVISAQRSAAWGEVARRLAHEIKNPLTPIQLSAERLQMKLADKLSPPDADVLKRGATTIVNQVAAMKRMVDDFREYARTPPAVLANLQLNDLVAEVLALYGIEEGKSPIVVELHELPVIKGDATQLRQVIHNLLQNAQDAVADVANPRVVLETKTVEYGDPDAHGKVRVAVRLTVSDNGPGFPARILTRAFEPYVTTKAKGTGLGLATVKKIVDEHGARIDIRNRVKTGEAIEGAQISILFLQMADDSAPLAAGHAATRGGASPGTTKAIAQIRAA; from the coding sequence ATGCTAAGTAGCGTGCGCCGCGTCGCAAACGTGAAGAGCCTCGTGCTGCGAGTGCTCGTCTCGACGGTCGCCATCACCGCGTTGTTGCTGCTCGTGCTGCTTGCGGCCGCAAGCGCCAACACCGAGTTCTTCGATCGCTACTACTCGTGGCTCTATGCGGCCAATATCGCCGTCGCGCTCGTGTTCCTGCTGCTCGTCGCGATGCTCGTGGCGATGATTGTCGTGCGCCTGCGCAAAGGCAAGTTCGGCACGCGGCTGCTCGCCAAACTCGCCGTGTTTTTTGCGCTCGTGGGCGTCTTGCCGGGCGCGATCATCTACGTCGTCTCGTATCAGTTCGTCTCGCGCAGCATCGAGTCGTGGTTCGACGTCAACATCGAAACCGCGTTGACGTCGGGGCTCAACCTGGGCCGGGGCATGCTCGACGCGTCGCTGTCCGATCTGCAGACGAAGGCCCGCCTGATGTCGGAGCAGCTTGCGAGCACGAATCCCGCAAACACGACGATCACGCTGCTGCGCCTGCGCGATCAGTTCGGCGTGCAAGAGGCGATGCTCGTCGAATCTACGCGTGGCGTCGGCGCGGCGCCCGATCTGCACGTCGTGGCGCAGGCGTCGAGCAACATCTCCTCGCTCGTACCCGAGGACATGCCGCGCCCGCTCATGATCGAGCAGGCGCGCGGGCGCGGCTTCGCGGCGCTGGAAGGCGAAGTCGACGGCGAGTCCGGCGTCGCGGGCAGCAAGGGCGCGCTGCGCATGCGCGTGGTCGAGCGCATACCCGATGTCAACACCTCCTTGCTGCAGCCGACCGAACGGTTCCTGCAGCTCGTGCAACCTGTGTCCTCCACGCTGGCGCGCAACGCCGATGCGGTACAGCGCGCGTATCGCGAGTACCAGGAGAAGTCGCTCGGGCGCACGGGGCTGCGCAAGATGTATATCGGCACGCTGACGCTCGCGCTTTTTCTCGCGACCTTCATCGCGATGATGCTCGCGCTCGCACTCGGCAATCAGCTCGCCCGGCCGCTCTTTCTGCTCGCGCAGGGCACGAAGGAGGTGGCCGAGGGCGACTACACGCCGAAACGCGAGATCAAGACGCGCGACGAACTCGGCTTTCTCACCCAGTCGTTCAATGCCATGACGCGGCAGCTCTCGGAGGCCCGCGCGGCGGTCGAGCGCAACCGCGTGGCGCTCGAGCATTCGAAGGCCTACCTCGAGAGCATCCTGGCCAATCTGACGGCCGGCGTGTTCGTGCTCGACAGGCAGTTTCGCCTGACGACGGCCAATCGCGGTGCGGAGCGCATCTTCCGCCAGCCGTTCCAGCCGATGGTCGGCGAGGTGCTCGAGCACGTGGGCGTGGTGGCCGAGTTCGCAGCGATGGTCCGCAAGGCGTTCGCGGACCGGGAGGCCGCGAATTCGGGCGGGCCCGACGACGGTCACTGGCAGCAGCAGTTCGCGGTTTCGGTTCCGGGCGAGACCGACCCGATCACGCTGCTCGTGCGCGGCTCGCGCTTGATGTCGGCGGAGCAGGCGGACGGGTCCGCCGAGGCGCGCACGGCGGGCTACGTTGTCGTCTTCGACGACATCTCCGACGTCATATCGGCACAGCGCTCGGCGGCCTGGGGCGAGGTGGCGCGGCGGCTCGCGCACGAGATCAAGAACCCGCTCACGCCGATTCAGCTCTCGGCCGAGCGCTTGCAGATGAAGCTTGCCGACAAGCTGTCGCCTCCCGACGCCGACGTGCTCAAGCGCGGCGCGACGACGATCGTCAACCAGGTGGCGGCAATGAAGCGGATGGTCGACGACTTCCGCGAATACGCGCGCACGCCGCCCGCGGTGCTGGCGAACCTGCAGCTCAACGATCTCGTGGCGGAAGTGCTGGCACTTTACGGGATCGAGGAGGGCAAGAGCCCGATCGTCGTGGAGCTGCACGAGCTGCCGGTGATCAAGGGCGATGCGACGCAGTTGCGGCAGGTCATACACAACCTGCTGCAAAACGCGCAGGATGCGGTGGCCGACGTCGCAAATCCGCGTGTCGTGCTCGAAACCAAGACAGTAGAATATGGCGATCCCGACGCTCACGGCAAAGTGCGCGTTGCGGTTCGCCTGACCGTGTCGGACAACGGACCGGGCTTCCCCGCGCGCATCCTGACGCGTGCGTTCGAACCTTACGTGACGACGAAGGCCAAAGGGACGGGGCTCGGGCTCGCCACGGTCAAGAAGATCGTAGACGAGCACGGGGCACGCATCGATATTCGTAACCGCGTCAAGACGGGCGAAGCGATCGAAGGTGCGCAGATCTCGATTTTGTTCCTGCAAATGGCAGACGACAGCGCGCCGCTCGCGGCGGGGCACGCGGCAACGCGCGGGGGCGCCTCGCCGGGAACCACAAAAGCAATAGCGCAGATAAGGGCAGCATAA
- the esaR gene encoding response regulator transcription factor EsaR, with translation MATILVVDDEMGIRELLSEILSDEGHAVEAAENAQQARDFRLRQAPDLVLLDIWMPDTDGVTLLKEWAAQGLLTMPVIMMSGHATIDTAVEATKIGALNFLEKPIALQKLLKAVEQGLTRGTPLPPVGGTAGKTSPAVGMASVAAAVAVPMLAAENGAVGLATAQTASISFDIPLRDARDAFERAYFEYHLARENGSMTRVAEKTGLERTHLYRKLKQLGVDLGKNKGE, from the coding sequence ATGGCAACCATCCTGGTGGTAGACGACGAAATGGGTATTCGAGAGTTGCTCTCGGAGATCCTGAGCGACGAGGGACATGCCGTAGAAGCCGCGGAAAACGCGCAGCAGGCGCGCGATTTTCGCTTGCGTCAGGCGCCCGATCTGGTGCTGCTCGACATATGGATGCCCGATACCGACGGCGTAACGCTGCTCAAGGAGTGGGCAGCCCAGGGGCTTCTGACGATGCCCGTCATCATGATGTCGGGCCATGCCACGATCGATACGGCCGTCGAGGCGACGAAGATCGGCGCGCTGAATTTCCTCGAAAAGCCGATCGCGCTGCAAAAGCTCCTGAAGGCTGTGGAGCAGGGGCTGACGCGCGGGACCCCTTTGCCGCCGGTCGGCGGCACGGCCGGCAAGACCTCGCCTGCCGTGGGCATGGCGAGTGTCGCGGCGGCGGTGGCCGTGCCGATGCTCGCGGCGGAAAACGGCGCGGTCGGGCTCGCGACCGCGCAAACGGCCTCGATCTCGTTCGACATTCCATTGCGCGATGCGCGCGACGCGTTCGAGCGCGCGTACTTCGAGTATCACCTTGCACGCGAAAACGGCAGCATGACGCGCGTAGCCGAAAAGACGGGGCTCGAACGCACGCACCTTTATCGCAAGCTCAAGCAGCTCGGCGTCGATCTGGGCAAAAACAAGGGCGAGTGA
- the queC gene encoding 7-cyano-7-deazaguanine synthase QueC: MSQRDAKNGALVLFSGGQDSATCLAWALERYDTVETLGFDYGQRHRVELECREGVRTQLASAFPRWAGRLGDDHVVDLSVLGAISETAMTREIEIETAAGGLPNTFVPGRNLMFMTIAAAIAYRRGLRALVGGMCETDFSGYPDCRDDTMKALQVTLNLGMASRFVVATPLMWLDKADTWRLAEQLGGEALVELIRVETHTCYVGERSELHEWGFGCGECPACRLRKRGYEAYRAGGNVAV, translated from the coding sequence GTGAGTCAAAGAGACGCTAAGAACGGCGCGCTCGTCCTGTTTTCGGGCGGCCAGGACTCGGCCACGTGCCTCGCATGGGCGCTCGAGCGCTACGATACCGTCGAGACGCTCGGCTTCGACTACGGCCAGCGTCATCGCGTCGAACTCGAATGCCGCGAGGGCGTGCGGACCCAGCTGGCGAGCGCCTTTCCTCGATGGGCCGGCCGGCTCGGCGACGATCACGTCGTCGATCTGTCGGTACTCGGTGCCATCAGCGAAACGGCGATGACGCGCGAGATCGAGATCGAGACGGCGGCCGGCGGTTTGCCGAACACGTTCGTGCCGGGGCGCAATCTGATGTTCATGACGATTGCGGCAGCCATCGCCTATCGCCGCGGTTTGCGCGCGCTCGTGGGCGGCATGTGCGAAACCGATTTTTCGGGCTACCCCGATTGCCGCGACGACACGATGAAGGCGCTGCAGGTCACGCTGAACCTCGGCATGGCGAGCCGTTTCGTTGTGGCTACGCCGCTGATGTGGCTCGATAAGGCCGACACCTGGCGGCTCGCCGAACAACTCGGCGGCGAGGCGCTGGTTGAGCTGATCCGGGTGGAGACGCACACCTGCTACGTGGGCGAGCGCTCCGAGTTGCACGAATGGGGCTTCGGCTGTGGCGAATGCCCGGCCTGCCGCTTGCGCAAGCGTGGATACGAAGCTTATCGCGCCGGCGGCAACGTGGCGGTTTGA